One part of the Solea solea chromosome 16, fSolSol10.1, whole genome shotgun sequence genome encodes these proteins:
- the LOC131474834 gene encoding protein NATD1-like produces MFSRLTRLSLRVGFRPHTLSSFSSSRRLMVEHDRVNRRFTVTPGSGAEARDCAVLIYRFTGEKEVDLMSTFVPETFRGQGVAALLSQAAMEFLVEENLKARVSCWYIQKYVEDHPLQKFKDVVIT; encoded by the exons atgttttccagacTCACTCGTTTATCTCTCAGAGTGGGTTTTCGGCCGCACACCCTTAGTTCCTTCAGCTCCAGCCGCCGGTTGATGGTCGAACATGATCGAGTGAATCGTCGCTTCACCGTCACTCCAGGCAGCGGGGCCG AGGCTCGAGACTGTGCAGTGCTGATCTACAGATTCACCGGGGAGAAGGAGGTGGACCTAATGTCGACCTTTGTGCCAGAGACGTTCAGAGGTCAAGGTGTCGCTGCACTGCTGTCACAG gCTGCCATGGAGTTTCTGGTTGAAGAAAACCTCAAGGCTCGCGTCTCCTGTTGGTACATACAGAAATACGTCGAGGATCATCCGCTGCAGAAGTTTAAAGACGTGGTCATCACGTGA
- the LOC131475934 gene encoding germ cell-specific gene 1-like protein, whose product MRLDRGRRASLALTLNFVAFAFALSAVTTSYWCEGTRKVAKPFCTGPPVKMKQWFCIRFNSSDVNDTRMVQYIFETGEEKFLLRRFHAGIFFSCEQAADMNGFDCRDFSEIAPEHERGVLWLCIVAETLYLSLLFTGGALMTLEQFPCFSIMNKLKLSAFAALCTVLSGLCGMVAHMMFTTIFQLAVAMGPEDWRPKTWDYSWSYVLAWGSFGTCMGSAVTALNRYTKTVIEFKYKRRNIEKSLMVERRMMQLPEHMWDVYLTADAEVPPPPQQLLHVNGHKPSTGTTYVVEMDGASEQQGEEYC is encoded by the exons ATGAGGCTGGACCGCGGGCGGCGAGCTTCTCTGGCGCTCACGCTCAACTTCGTGGCCTTTGCGTTCGCCTTGTCGGCGGTGACTACCAGCTACTGGTGCGAGGGCACGAGGAAGGTGGCCAAGCCCTTCTGCACGGGCCCGCCGGTGAAAATGAAGCAGTGGTTCTGCATCCGCTTCAACAGCTCCGACGTCAACGACACGCGCATGGTGCAGTACATCTTTGAGACGGGGGAGGAGAAGTTCCTGCTGAGGAGGTTCCACGCTGGCATTTTCTTCTCGTGTGAGCAGGCGGCCGACATGAACG GATTTGACTGTCGAGATTTCTCGGAGATTGCGCCTGAACATGAACGAG gaGTCCTGTGGTTGTGCATCGTGGCAGAGACTCTGTACCTCTCCCTGCTCTtcacagggggcgctctcaTGACTCTCGAGCAGTTTCCGTGTTTCAGCATCATGAACAAACTGAAGCTCAGTGCCTTCGCCGCTCTGTGCACCGTCCTGTCAG GTCTTTGTGGGATGGTGGCCCACATGATGTTCACCACCATATTCCAGCTGGCTGTTGCTATGGGACCAGAGGACTGGAGACCAAAGACCTGGGACTACAGTTGGTCTTATGT GTTGGCGTGGGGCTCGTTTGGCACCTGCATGGGTTCGGCCGTGACGGCGCTCAACAGGTACACGAAGACCGTCATCGAGTTCAAATACAAGCGGCGGAACATCGAGAAGAGTCTGATGGTCGAGCGGAGGATGATGCAGCTTCCTGAGCACATGTGGGACGTGTACCTGACCGCTGACGCCGAggtgccgccgccgccgcagcagctgctgcacgtCAACGGCCACAAACCGTCCACGGGGACGACGTACGTGGTGGAAATGGATGGTGCATCAGAGCAGCAGGGGGAGGAATACTGCTGA
- the rcvrna gene encoding recoverin a, with protein sequence MGNTKSSALSKGLLEDLKSNTKYSETELCTWYQSFLKECPGGKISKEQFEGIYASFFPDADPTAYARHVFRSFDTNADGTLDFKEYIVALHLTSGGKTLQKLEWAFALYDVDGNGTISKNEIVEIVRSIFNMIPADDQKNLPEDENTPEKRSEKIWAFFGKKDNDKISEGEFIQGVMDNKEILRLIQYDEPQKIKDKLKAKKH encoded by the exons ATGGGGAATACGAAGAGCAGCGCTTTGTCGAAGGGGCTCCTGGAGGATCTGAAGTCCAACACCAAATACTCAGAGACCGAGCTCTGCACGTGGTACCAGTCCTTCCTGAAGGAGTGTCCTGGTGGGAAGATCAGCAAGGAGCAGTTTGAAGGCATCTACGCCAGCTTCTTCCCGGATGCAGACCCCACAGCGTACGCGCGGCACGTTTTCAGGAGTTTTGACACCAACGCCGATGGAACTTTGGACTTTAAGGAGTACATCGTGGCCCTGCACCTCACCTCCGGGGGAAAGACACTGCAGAAGCTGGAGTGGGCCTTTGCTCTGTACGACGTGGACGGGAACGGAACCATCAGCAAAAATGAAATCGTAGAGATTGTTAGG TCGATATTCAACATGATCCCAGCCGACGATCAGAAGAACCTCCCCGAGGACGAAAACACGCCGGAGAAGAGGTCGGAAAAAATCTGGGCATTCTTTGGGAAGAAGGACAACG ATAAAATCTCAGAGGGAGAATTCATTCAGGGTGTCATGGACAACAAGGAGATTCTGAGGTTGATACAATACGATGAACCTCAAAAAATTAAAGACAAGCTGAAAGCAAAGAAGCACTAG